Proteins from a single region of Anastrepha ludens isolate Willacy chromosome 5, idAnaLude1.1, whole genome shotgun sequence:
- the LOC128864200 gene encoding protein FAM151B: protein MLEHSEVSVKWLNKNVVLCIGALLILAHNHNANVVALSAVGTQSNNNVSFLYYNVLPISGSSGINSSAHKEELQLNLRNRLPIIMPINEKVNLTAITWAHAVNSQKELNEALESDINMIEADIVLGKLNNTGDDLPVMAHPPANSSDLSLMEFLLRILEHNEENIEAAKGVKLDFKSIEVFEGSLEILSELIPLMSYPIWLNADIISGPVNQSDTVPVDPERFFAGAAKFETAVLSIGWTTLWGANYTEGAYTEQEIEEMLVAIKNNNVTAKQHPITFPVRAGIAANSMDQLHSLVAAVNETNESSITIWSSDNDFVDVEKLRKLIFSFGFDRVYLDVPDALAGQLDLGRADTGRAPARLPSLFSFSVVSACLVLASMWLNRIRL, encoded by the exons CACATAACCACAATGCCAATGTAGTTGCTTTATCTGCGGTGGGAACGCAGTCCAACAACAACGTCAGCTTCCTTTACTATAACGTGCTGCCAATTTCTGGAAGTAGTGGCATCAACTCAAGCGCGCATAAAGAGGAATTGCAGCTAAATTTGCGTAATCGGCTGCCAATCATCATGCCCATAAATGAGAAAGTAAATCTCACCGCCATCACATGGGCACATGCGGTGAACAGCCAAAAAGAGCTGAACGAAGCGCTCGAAA gcgACATAAATATGATTGAGGCAGACATTGTGCTTGGCAAGCTTAATAACACTGGCGATGATTTGCCGGTGATGGCTCATCCGCCAGCTAATTCCTCGGATCTGTCTTTAATGGAATTCTTGTTGCGTATTTTGGAGCATAATGAAGAGAACATCGAGGCAGCGAAGGGTGTGAAATTAGATTTCAAGTCCATTGAGGTCTTTGAGGGCTCATTGGAAATTTTGAGTGAACTGATACCATTG ATGTCCTATCCCATTTGGCTTAATGCCGACATCATCAGTGGGCCTGTCAATCAGTCCGATACGGTGCCTGTGGATCCAGAACGTTTCTTCGCTGGTGCAGCAAAATTCGAAACGGCCGTACTTTCGATTGGTTGGACAACGCTCTGGGGCGCCAATTATACAGAGGGCGCGTATACAGAGCAGGAAATCGAAGAAATGTTGGTTGCCATTAAA aacaACAATGTCACCGCCAAGCAGCATCCCATCACGTTCCCTGTGCGCGCTGGTATTGCGGCAAATAGTATGGACCAGTTGCATAGTCTTGTAGCCGCAGTAAACGAGACAAATGAAAGCTCCATCACTATTTGGTCATCGGATAATGATTTTGTTGATGTGGAGAAATTACGTAAATTAATTTTCTCATTCGGCTTCGATCGCGTCTATTTGGATGTACCCGATGCATTGGCCGGTCAGTTGGATTTGGGACGTGCGGACACCGGCAGAGCCCCGGCAAGGCTACCATCTTTGTTCAGTTTTAGTGTAGTCAGCGCATGTTTGGTTTTAGCCAGCATGTGGTTAAATCGCATtagattataa
- the LOC128865452 gene encoding protein peste isoform X1, producing MTSSYCHYIWRLSVVALGALFFAGGVYMFAHWIDIFTRMRAEKMSLSPESPSYAGWKISPLPLNFDVYLFNWTNPEDFYVGSGKKPRFEELGPYRFRESPDKVDIEWHKSNNSVSYRKYAAFHFDEANSKGKLTDRITSVNTVAHGAALQNINGSYFQKGILKNVLKMYKEYVSVTKTAEEWMFVGYRDPLVTMGSFVSKFAKEIVVPFDRVGWLYTRNDSSVYDGHFNIHTGADDLRKMGQINEWNYKTHTGVYEGECGRVRGSMGEFFPANLTPKDTIEIFLQNLCRAMPLDYIETVKIHGITAYKYAATERALDNGTRYPEMKCFCVNGACAKSGAINLAPCQYNSPTYTSYPHFYKADPSYLEAVEGLSPDPAKHEFFMTLEPNSGLPLDVGGGFQANYLMTPVPGIAPFDNIPRTFIPLMWAEERVRVTTEIASDIALVPLIVTLGQVATGIMFAIGVLLICWYPTKYISNACRDPKSKNALLNPIVNTRSIMLTPLRSPPKQGISLLGNSQRCEVVGVDGAASESLLSPPPTDVTTS from the exons ATGACTTCTTCATATTGCCACTACATATGGCGGCTCAGTGTGGTAGCGCTGGGCGCACTCTTCTTTGCCGGCGGCGTTTACATGTTCGCACATTGGATTGATATTTTCACGCGCATGCGTGCGGAG AAAATGTCACTCAGCCCCGAATCACCGTCGTATGCGGGTTGGAAGATTAGTCCGCTGCCACTTAACTTTGATGTTTACCTCTTCAATTGGACTAATCCGGAGGATTTTTACGTTGGTTCTGGCAAGAAGCCACGTTTCGAGGAATTAGGACCTTATCGTTTTCGTGAAAGTCCTGACAAAGTAGATATCGAATGGCATAAGAGTAATAACTCGGTTTCATATCGCAAATATGCTGCATTCCACTTCGATGAAGCGAACAGTAAAGGCAAACTAACTGATCGGATAACTTCAGTTAATACAGTAGCGCAT ggTGCCGCCTTACAAAACATAAATGGCTCATATTTTCAGAAgggaatattgaaaaatgttttaaaaatgtacaAAGAATATGTATCAGTTACCAAAACAGCTGAAGAGTGGATGTTTGTGGGTTATCGTGATCCTCTAGTAACAATGGGCAGTTTCGTATCGAAATTTGCCAAGGAGATTGTGGTGCCTTTCGATCGCGTTGGTTGGCTGTATACG CGCAACGACAGCTCGGTATACGATGGTCACTTTAATATCCATACCGGCGCTGACGATCTGCGAAAAATGGGTCAGATTAACGAGTGGAATTATAAAACACACACTGGCGTCTATGAGGGTGAATGTGGTCGCGTTAGAGGCTCAATGGGTGAATTTTTCCCAGCAAATCTTACGCCTAAAGACacgatagaaatatttttacaaaatttgtgtCGCGCAATGCCATTGGATTACATTGAGACAGTAAAAATACATGGAATCACAGCTTATAAATATGCCGCCACCGAACGGGCGCTTGACAATG GCACTCGCTATCcggaaatgaaatgtttttgcgTGAATGGTGCGTGTGCGAAATCGGGCGCTATAAACTTAGCACCCTGTCAATATAATTCGCCAACATACACATCATATCCACACTTTTACAAGGCGGATCCCAGCTACTTGGAAGCGGTCGAGGGACTCTCGCCCGATCCAGCGAAGCATGAGTTCTTCATGACACTGGAGCCAAACAGTGGCCTACCCCTGGATGTTGGCGGTGGCTTCCAAGCCAACTATCTTATGACACCTGTACCTGGAATAGC GCCTTTCGACAACATTCCACGCACGTTTATACCGCTCATGTGGGCTGAGGAACGCGTGCGCGTCACAACAGAAATCGCCAGTGATATCGCCTTGGTGCCGCTAATCGTAACGCTGGGACAAGTTGCCACCGGTATTATGTTCGCAATTGGCGTTCTGCTAATCTGTTGGTATCCAACAAAGTATATATCAAATGCTTGTCGCGATCCGAAAAGTAAAAATGCGCTACTCAATCCCATTGTCAACACCCGTTCGATAATGTTGACGCCATTGCGAAGTCCACCCAAACAGGGTATATCGTTGCTGGGCAACAGTCAACGGTGCGAAGTAGTAGGAGTCGATGGTGCGGCTAGCGAAAGTCTGCTAAGTCCCCCACCCACTGATGTGACAACTAGTTAG
- the LOC128865452 gene encoding protein peste isoform X2, whose amino-acid sequence MSLSPESPSYAGWKISPLPLNFDVYLFNWTNPEDFYVGSGKKPRFEELGPYRFRESPDKVDIEWHKSNNSVSYRKYAAFHFDEANSKGKLTDRITSVNTVAHGAALQNINGSYFQKGILKNVLKMYKEYVSVTKTAEEWMFVGYRDPLVTMGSFVSKFAKEIVVPFDRVGWLYTRNDSSVYDGHFNIHTGADDLRKMGQINEWNYKTHTGVYEGECGRVRGSMGEFFPANLTPKDTIEIFLQNLCRAMPLDYIETVKIHGITAYKYAATERALDNGTRYPEMKCFCVNGACAKSGAINLAPCQYNSPTYTSYPHFYKADPSYLEAVEGLSPDPAKHEFFMTLEPNSGLPLDVGGGFQANYLMTPVPGIAPFDNIPRTFIPLMWAEERVRVTTEIASDIALVPLIVTLGQVATGIMFAIGVLLICWYPTKYISNACRDPKSKNALLNPIVNTRSIMLTPLRSPPKQGISLLGNSQRCEVVGVDGAASESLLSPPPTDVTTS is encoded by the exons ATGTCACTCAGCCCCGAATCACCGTCGTATGCGGGTTGGAAGATTAGTCCGCTGCCACTTAACTTTGATGTTTACCTCTTCAATTGGACTAATCCGGAGGATTTTTACGTTGGTTCTGGCAAGAAGCCACGTTTCGAGGAATTAGGACCTTATCGTTTTCGTGAAAGTCCTGACAAAGTAGATATCGAATGGCATAAGAGTAATAACTCGGTTTCATATCGCAAATATGCTGCATTCCACTTCGATGAAGCGAACAGTAAAGGCAAACTAACTGATCGGATAACTTCAGTTAATACAGTAGCGCAT ggTGCCGCCTTACAAAACATAAATGGCTCATATTTTCAGAAgggaatattgaaaaatgttttaaaaatgtacaAAGAATATGTATCAGTTACCAAAACAGCTGAAGAGTGGATGTTTGTGGGTTATCGTGATCCTCTAGTAACAATGGGCAGTTTCGTATCGAAATTTGCCAAGGAGATTGTGGTGCCTTTCGATCGCGTTGGTTGGCTGTATACG CGCAACGACAGCTCGGTATACGATGGTCACTTTAATATCCATACCGGCGCTGACGATCTGCGAAAAATGGGTCAGATTAACGAGTGGAATTATAAAACACACACTGGCGTCTATGAGGGTGAATGTGGTCGCGTTAGAGGCTCAATGGGTGAATTTTTCCCAGCAAATCTTACGCCTAAAGACacgatagaaatatttttacaaaatttgtgtCGCGCAATGCCATTGGATTACATTGAGACAGTAAAAATACATGGAATCACAGCTTATAAATATGCCGCCACCGAACGGGCGCTTGACAATG GCACTCGCTATCcggaaatgaaatgtttttgcgTGAATGGTGCGTGTGCGAAATCGGGCGCTATAAACTTAGCACCCTGTCAATATAATTCGCCAACATACACATCATATCCACACTTTTACAAGGCGGATCCCAGCTACTTGGAAGCGGTCGAGGGACTCTCGCCCGATCCAGCGAAGCATGAGTTCTTCATGACACTGGAGCCAAACAGTGGCCTACCCCTGGATGTTGGCGGTGGCTTCCAAGCCAACTATCTTATGACACCTGTACCTGGAATAGC GCCTTTCGACAACATTCCACGCACGTTTATACCGCTCATGTGGGCTGAGGAACGCGTGCGCGTCACAACAGAAATCGCCAGTGATATCGCCTTGGTGCCGCTAATCGTAACGCTGGGACAAGTTGCCACCGGTATTATGTTCGCAATTGGCGTTCTGCTAATCTGTTGGTATCCAACAAAGTATATATCAAATGCTTGTCGCGATCCGAAAAGTAAAAATGCGCTACTCAATCCCATTGTCAACACCCGTTCGATAATGTTGACGCCATTGCGAAGTCCACCCAAACAGGGTATATCGTTGCTGGGCAACAGTCAACGGTGCGAAGTAGTAGGAGTCGATGGTGCGGCTAGCGAAAGTCTGCTAAGTCCCCCACCCACTGATGTGACAACTAGTTAG